A genomic region of Raphanus sativus cultivar WK10039 chromosome 6, ASM80110v3, whole genome shotgun sequence contains the following coding sequences:
- the LOC108805702 gene encoding cold-regulated 413 plasma membrane protein 2 — MGRVDYLAMKTDVDTAALVNSDVEELKIAAKKLLTDVSNLGGLAFGVSFVKWIASFSAIYLLILDRTNWRTKMLTSLLIPYIFLTLPGVIFNFLSGDVGKWIAFVAVVLRLFFPKHFPDWLEMPGSLILLLVVSPNFLVHHIRGGWIGSVISLFIGCYLLQEHIRVSGGFRNSFTQPRGVSNTLGIILLLVYPVWALIIRVS, encoded by the exons ATGGGGCGTGTGGATTATCTGGCGATGAAGACAGACGTGGATACGGCTGCTTTAGTCAATTCCGACGTGGAGGAGCTCAAGATCGCTGCCAAGAAACTCCTCACCGACGTTTCTAACCTCGGTGGTTTAGCCTTTGGCGTCTCTTTCGTCAAATGGATCGCTTCTTTCTCCGCCAT TTACTTGTTGATATTGGATCGTACCAATTGGAGAACCAAGATGCTTACTTCACTCTTGATTCCATACATCTTCCTCACCCTTCCTGGTGTGATCTTTAACTTCCTCAG tGGAGACGTTGGGAAATGGATAGCTTTCGTTGCTGTTGTACTCAGACTTTTCTTCCCTAAGCATTTCCCAG ATTGGCTTGAGATGCCTGGTTCTCTGATCCTTCTGCTGGTAGTCTCTCCAAACTTCCTTGTTCACCATATACGCGGAGGCTGGATCGGCTCTGTCATCAGCCTTTTCATTGGTTGTTACCTTCTTCAAGAACATATCCGAGTGTCGGGTGGGTTCAGGAACTCGTTCACGCAGCCCCGTGGAGTTTCAAACACTTTGGGGATCATCCTTCTTCTTGTCTACCCTGTTTGGGCTCTAATCATCCGTGTCTCATAA
- the LOC108809306 gene encoding CASP-like protein ARALYDRAFT_485429 produces MEHVPGSFGTSASFALRFGQIIFSSASLIFMCLDYDFYDFTTFCYLTTVMAFVTPWSISLALADTYSVLLKQLPHEPRLLSMVLAGDIVMSFLSLGGACGVASATELLSSMGAPICGDNLCSQYQVSATLAFLCWFLLLASALFNLWSLPSLLY; encoded by the exons ATGGAGCATGTGCCGGGATCGTTCGGCACCAGCGCTAGCTTCGCTCTTCGTTTCGGCCAAATCATATTCTCCTCCGCTTCTCTCATCTTCATGTGCTTGGATTACGACTTCTATGACTTCACTACCTTCTG CTATTTGACGACGGTGATGGCTTTCGTAACTCCATGGAGCATCTCACTTGCACTGGCCGATACATACTCTGTTTTACTCAAACAACTTCCTCACGAACCAAGACTCCTGTCCATGGTTCTCGCCGGTGATATC GTAATGTCGTTTCTTTCACTGGGTGGTGCTTGTGGTGTAGCCAGTGCAACTGAGCTGCTTTCGTCTATGGGTGCACCCATCTGCGGTGATAACCTCTGTAGCCAATACCAAGTCTCGGCTACATTGGCTTTCTTGTGTTGGTTTCTGTTACTTGCTTCTGCTCTTTTCAATCTTTGGAGTTTACCTTCTTTATTATACTGA
- the LOC108808471 gene encoding uncharacterized protein At3g50808, which produces MKYAINTSKNSDVTSVAIAFRCSNQTGVRKDFISTYMDISGIHIFSVNGSWIVFINQRCESDVHRFRNNVAHRCKVCGWAFETASFAFCSIECKFRNTLGSQLDEMMKTSEDVVESVVKRKQSSENVVEPVVKRKHRRKGIPYRSPFH; this is translated from the exons ATGAAGTATGCGATCAACACATCAAAGAACAGCGACGTTACTTCTGTTGCGATT GCATTTAGATGTTCAAACCAGACAGGAGTAAGGAAAGACTTCATATCCACATATATGGACATATCAGGGATACATATATTTTCAGTGAACGGTTCGTGGATAGTTTTTATTAATCAGAGATGTGAGAGTGATGTTCATCGTTTTAGAAACAATGTTGCACATAGATGCAAAGTTTGTGGATGGGCTTTTGAAACTGCTTCTTTTGCTTTCTGTTCTATAGAATGCAAG TTTAGAAACACTCTTGGATCACAACTGGATGAGATGATGAAGACTTCAGAGGATGTTGTTGAATCCGTTGTGAAGAGAAAGCAGAGTTCAGAAAATGTTGTTGAACCAGTTGTGAAGAGAAAACATAGGAGGAAAGGGATTCCATATAGATCTCCGTTCCACTAG
- the LOC108809540 gene encoding uncharacterized protein LOC108809540 translates to MKLVSPSKHKQDLLLSLFLIYKPFLNSRVYDYTKMGACSSSESRRTETAKLILPDGTLQEFSSPVKVWQILQKNPTSFVCNSDDMDFDDEVIAVGGSEDLRPGELYFVLPLTWLNHPLRAEQMAALAVKASSALTKSGWSCGEEYKARKVSGGECRVKRVKRNGCGSKGRRKFTVELSSIAE, encoded by the coding sequence ATGAAGCTAGTATCTCCTTCAAAACACAAACAAGATCTTCTCTTATCTCTTTTTCTTATCTACAAACCTTTCTTAAACTCACGAGTCTACGATTACACGAAAATGGGAGCTTGCAGTTCAAGTGAATCTCGGAGAACGGAGACGGCAAAGCTGATATTACCAGACGGAACGTTACAAGAGTTTTCATCACCAGTGAAAGTATGGCAGATTCTTCAAAAGAATCCCACTAGTTTTGTTTGTAACTCAGACGATATGGACTTTGACGACGAAGTTATAGCGGTAGGTGGCAGCGAGGATCTCCGGCCTGGAGAGCTTTACTTCGTTTTACCATTGACATGGCTGAATCATCCATTAAGAGCAGAGCAAATGGCGGCTTTGGCGGTTAAAGCTAGCTCCGCGCTTACTAAAAGCGGTTGGAGTTGCGGTGAGGAATATAAAGCGAGAAAGGTCTCTGGTGGTGAGTGTAGAGTTAAGAGAGTCAAAAGAAATGGTTGTGGTAGTAAAGGGAGGAGGAAGTTCACGGTGGAGTTAAGTTCAATAGCCGAGTAG
- the LOC108806085 gene encoding LOW QUALITY PROTEIN: embryogenesis-associated protein EMB8 (The sequence of the model RefSeq protein was modified relative to this genomic sequence to represent the inferred CDS: substituted 2 bases at 2 genomic stop codons), with the protein MARLAFASASASSPPLTSSARTLRRHFSIFAAAAADPKPPETPRLHHHASLEVIGDRFLPALKDSLSEPYGAFPLVGFNRHVETIYAAFYRSVPLVRLRRECLRTKDNGSVALDWVAGDDTSLPPESPILILLPGLTGGSQDSYVRHMLLRARSKKWRCVVFNSRGCGDSPVTTPQFYSASFLGDISEVVAHVGARFPRANLYAAGWSLGGNILVNYLGQESHNCTLSAAVSLCNPFDLVIADEDFHKGFNNVYDKALSRSLRRIFSKHSLLFEDIGGGFNIPMAANAETVRDFDEGLNPRLVAYKESXRHTDAIMXQIFFHVTVSFGFKTVDEYYSKSSSSKAIKHVRIPLLCIQAANDPIAPDRGIPRDDIKANPNCMLIVTPRGGHLGWVAGEGAPNGAPWTDPVVMEFLQHVESCQTINGERLLEDVHQIQV; encoded by the exons ATGGCGAGACTCGCCTTCGCCTCCGCCTCAGCCTCATCTCCGCCGCTAACCTCATCAGCCCGTACTCTCCGCCGCCATTTCTCTATTttcgccgccgccgccgctgATCCGAAACCCCCCGAAACGCCCCGCCTTCACCACCACGCCTCCCTCGAAGTCATCGGCGACCGTTTCCTGCCGGCGCTAAAAGACTCGCTCTCCGAACCCTACGGCGCGTTTCCTCTCGTCGGGTTCAACCGCCACGTGGAGACCATCTACGCCGCTTTCTACCGCTCTGTTCCTCTCGTCAGGCTCCGCCGCGAGTGCCTCCGCACGAAAGACAACGGCTCCGTGGCTCTTGATTGGGTCGCCGGAGACGATACTTCCCTTCCTCCCGAGTCTCCGATCTTAATCTTATTG CCAGGTTTGACTGGAGGAAGCCAAGACTCGTATGTGAGACATATGTTGTTACGAGCTCGAAGTAAGAAATGGCGTTGTGTTGTTTTCAATAGCAGAGGTTGTGGAGATAGTCCTGTCACTACTCCTCAGTTCTACTCTGCTTCGTTTTTAGGAGACATTAGTGAAGTGGTTGCTCACGTTGGTGCTAGATTCCCTAGAGCTAATTTGTATGCAGCAGGATGGTCTCTTGGTGGCAACATTCTCGTTAACTATCTCGGTCAG GAATCTCATAACTGCACACTCTCTGCTGCTGTTTCCTTGTGTAATCCTTTTGATTTGGTTATAGCGGATGAAGATTTCCACAAGGGTTTTAACAATGTTTATGATAAGGCTCTCTCCAGATCTCTTCGTAGAATCTTTAGCAA ACATTCTCTTCTTTTTGAAGATATAGGAGGTGGATTCAACATTCCCATGGCTGCTAATGCTGAGACTGTTAGGGATTTCGATGAAGGGCTTAACCCGAGGTTAGTTGCATATAAAGAATCTTGAAGGCACACAGATGCAATCATGTAACAAATCTTTTTTCATGTAACAGTGTCATTTGGTTTCAAGACAGTAGATGAGTACTATTCCAAGTCTAGCAGCTCCAAAGCGATCAAACATGTCCGTATTCCCTTGCTTTGCATTCAG GCAGCAAATGACCCGATTGCTCCCGATAGAGGGATCCCTCGCGATGACATCAAG GCAAACCCAAACTGCATGCTGATAGTAACACCAAGAGGAGGGCACTTGGGGTGGGTGGCAGGTGAAGGAGCTCCAAATGGAGCTCCTTGGACTGACCCGGTTGTTATGGAGTTTCTGCAACATGTCGAGAGTTGTCAAACCATTAATGGGGAGAGATTGTTGGAGGATGTTCACCAAATTCAAGTCTAG
- the LOC108813419 gene encoding BTB/POZ domain-containing protein At3g50780, giving the protein MAEIKITKAEQGQTKIRTVPVAVTPEGFWCCPSPVAFQKTLKSHNSLHKPKHSPPTTDKKPPEKEKEKRPSSTTIRSVIASDEQQQQQSNNPEETPHHSISVPVTVQERPPRQKVETLPRKVAIEFGEPGSIDAKVILVGKQGFCVKLSVHKKVLVDHSSFFAKKLSERDSVFACLEIESCEDAEIYVETVGLMYCKDVKQRLMKQSVSRVLRVLKVAELLGFGSCVQSCLDYLEAVPWVGEEEEEKVVSSILGLKTEGVGPVLKRVAASSSVDPPKETLSRIIELVLRSKEEKSRREMKSIVLKLLREQNGSNVGENFNETIYSSCKSCLDSVLSMFREGESDAKQIGVEADNLTWLLDVLAERQAAEEFSVTWANQKELALLHEKLPLVSRYHVSRVTSRLFVGIGRGELLPSKDTRLLLLTTWLQPLFKDYNWLQHGCRSFDGKLVEEGIGRTILTLPLEDQQRILMSWLGSFLNGGDGCPNLQRAFEVWWRRSFVRPYSDRQGSSSGVSQTDSTSKE; this is encoded by the coding sequence ATGGCTGAGATCAAGATCACAAAAGCAGAGCAAGGACAAACCAAGATCAGGACAGTCCCAGTAGCTGTAACTCCTGAAGGCTTCTGGTGTTGCCCTTCCCCTGTTGCTTTCCAAAAGACTCTCAAATCTCACAACTCCCTCCACAAACCCAAACACTCTCCTCCAACAACGGATAAGAAGCCTccggagaaggagaaggagaagagacCCTCCTCCACCACTATTAGATCCGTCATCGCTTCAGAcgagcaacaacaacaacagagtAACAACCCAGAAGAGACCCCTCATCACAGTATCTCTGTTCCGGTGACGGTTCAAGAGCGTCCACCGAGGCAAAAGGTCGAGACTTTACCGAGGAAAGTGGCCATAGAGTTCGGCGAGCCAGGGAGCATCGACGCTAAAGTGATTCTTGTAGGGAAGCAAGGCTTCTGCGTGAAGCTGAGTGTTCACAAGAAGGTTCTGGTCGATCACAGCAGTTTCTTCGCTAAGAAACTCTCAGAGAGAGACTCTGTTTTCGCCTGCCTTGAGATCGAGAGCTGCGAAGACGCCGAGATCTACGTCGAGACCGTTGGCCTTATGTACTGTAAAGACGTGAAGCAGAGGCTTATGAAACAGAGCGTGAGCAGAGTCCTACGTGTCCTCAAGGTCGCTGAGCTTCTTGGTTTCGGTTCTTGTGTTCAGTCTTGTTTGGATTATCTCGAGGCTGTGCCTTGGGTTggtgaagaagaggaggagaaagtGGTCTCGTCGATTCTCGGGTTAAAGACTGAAGGAGTTGGTCCTGTTCTCAAAAGAGTTGCTGCTTCCTCTTCTGTGGATCCACCTAAAGAGACGCTCTCGCGGATCATCGAGCTCGTGTTGAGAAGCAAAGAGGAGAAGAGCCGTCGCGAGATGAAATCTATTGTCTTGAAGCTTCTGAGGGAACAGAACGGGAGCAATGTGGGTGAGAATTTCAACGAGACGATCTACTCCTCTTGCAAGAGCTGCTTGGACTCTGTCTTGTCTATGTTCAGGGAAGGTGAGAGTGATGCTAAGCAGATAGGTGTAGAAGCTGATAACCTCACGTGGCTGCTCGATGTGTTAGCGGAGAGGCAAGCAGCTGAGGAGTTCTCAGTCACGTGGGCGAACCAGAAGGAGCTAGCTTTGTTACACGAGAAGCTTCCTTTGGTGTCTCGGTACCACGTGAGCCGCGTGACGTCTCGGCTGTTCGTGGGGATAGGGAGAGGAGAGCTGTTGCCTTCGAAAGACACTAGGCTTCTGCTGTTGACCACGTGGCTGCAGCCTTTGTTCAAGGACTATAACTGGCTGCAGCACGGATGCAGGTCGTTTGATGGGAAGCTTGTGGAGGAAGGGATAGGGAGGACGATACTGACGTTGCCGTTGGAAGATCAGCAGAGGATTTTGATGTCTTGGCTTGGGAGTTTCTTGAACGGAGGAGATGGGTGTCCGAATTTGCAGAGAGCTTTTGAGGTTTGGTGGAGGAGATCGTTTGTTAGACCTTACTCGGATCGTCAGGGTAGTAGTAGTGGGGTGTCTCAGACAGATTCGACTTCAAAAGAGTGA